One Romboutsia sp. 13368 genomic window carries:
- the epsC gene encoding serine O-acetyltransferase EpsC, whose protein sequence is MIYKIKKDLEYIMENDPAARSKLEVFLLYPSIHARIAHILAHFLYKKKLFFLARLISQLARFFTGIEIHPGATLGAGILIDHGMGVIIGETAVLGDRITIYHGTTLGGTGNEKGVKRHPTVGNNVIIGSGAKVLGDINIGSNSKIGANAVVLNDVPEGATVVGVPAKVVKIREYDR, encoded by the coding sequence ATGATTTATAAAATAAAAAAAGATTTAGAATATATAATGGAAAATGATCCAGCCGCAAGAAGTAAACTAGAAGTATTTTTATTATATCCATCAATACATGCTAGAATAGCACATATACTTGCACATTTTTTATATAAGAAAAAGCTATTTTTTTTAGCAAGGTTAATATCTCAGTTAGCAAGATTTTTTACAGGAATAGAAATACATCCAGGAGCAACACTTGGAGCAGGAATATTAATTGACCATGGAATGGGTGTTATCATAGGTGAAACTGCAGTTTTAGGTGATAGAATAACTATATATCATGGAACAACTTTAGGTGGAACCGGTAACGAAAAAGGAGTAAAGAGGCATCCAACTGTTGGAAATAACGTCATAATTGGATCGGGAGCTAAAGTATTAGGTGATATAAATATAGGCTCAAATTCTAAAATAGGTGCTAATGCTGTAGTTCTTAATGACGTACCAGAAGGTGCTACTGTAGTTGGAGTTCCGGCTAAGGTAGTTAAAATAAGAGAATATGATAGATAG
- the cysK gene encoding cysteine synthase A, translating to MVCKNVLDMIGNTPMINLGSIEYENVYVKLEKYNPGGSIKDRPVYYMVENLEKSGMLKKDDVLVEATSGNTGIALSMIGNLKGYKVIIVMPENMSVERRTLMKAYGAELILTDSNLGMNGSIEMMNKLLSENSNYKSLKQFENEYNTLAHYETTGVEIFNQVNDIDIFVCGVGTGGTISGIGKYLKEQNKNIKVVAIEPKGSPVISSNKIGVHNIQGIGAGFIPKIYDKNVVDSVMTISDEESYEGVRIMAKKEGILVGISSGANIYAALKLSQMYPNKKIVTVAPDGIDKYMSVDIF from the coding sequence ATGGTATGTAAAAATGTACTAGATATGATTGGAAATACTCCTATGATTAATTTAGGTAGTATAGAATATGAGAATGTATATGTAAAATTAGAAAAGTATAATCCGGGTGGAAGTATAAAAGATAGACCAGTTTATTATATGGTAGAAAACCTTGAAAAAAGTGGGATGTTAAAAAAGGATGATGTATTAGTAGAAGCAACTAGTGGCAATACAGGTATAGCCTTATCTATGATAGGAAATCTAAAAGGATATAAAGTTATTATAGTAATGCCAGAAAATATGAGCGTGGAAAGAAGAACTCTTATGAAAGCATACGGAGCAGAGCTTATATTAACAGATTCAAACTTAGGGATGAATGGATCTATAGAAATGATGAATAAGCTTTTAAGTGAAAATTCAAACTATAAAAGTTTAAAACAATTTGAAAATGAATACAATACTTTAGCTCATTACGAAACAACAGGTGTTGAGATATTTAATCAAGTTAATGATATAGATATATTTGTGTGTGGTGTTGGAACTGGTGGAACTATAAGTGGAATTGGTAAATATCTTAAAGAACAAAATAAAAATATAAAAGTAGTTGCTATTGAGCCTAAGGGCTCACCAGTAATATCTTCAAACAAAATAGGGGTTCATAATATACAAGGTATAGGAGCTGGATTTATACCTAAAATTTACGATAAAAATGTTGTAGATTCAGTTATGACAATAAGTGATGAAGAAAGCTATGAAGGAGTTAGGATAATGGCAAAAAAAGAAGGAATATTAGTTGGAATATCATCAGGAGCTAATATATACGCTGCATTAAAATTAAGTCAAATGTATCCTAATAAAAAAATAGTTACAGTAGCACCAGATGGAATAGATAAATATATGTCTGTCGATATATTTTAA
- a CDS encoding DUF819 family protein: ITNVTIVADNLVMAIYFFICMSIPXIAFFKNKFGMATVEGEQESSSTNYWSKKEISLKDIAIAISIAVTVSALSNEIAIFIKSIIPETNALTSMIRSIFGNMYLIMTTLMLIIATVFSKQLESINGAEEIGTFLIYIFFVTLGVPASISEIIKNGAFILVFCVLAVAIHLAV; this comes from the coding sequence ATATTACCAATGTAACTATAGTGGCTGATAATCTAGTAATGGCTATATACTTCTTTATTTGTATGTCAATCCCATYAATAGCATTTTTCAAAAATAAATTTGGAATGGCAACAGTAGAAGGCGAACAAGAAAGTAGCTCAACTAATTATTGGTCTAAGAAAGAAATTTCATTAAAAGATATCGCTATAGCTATTTCAATAGCTGTAACAGTATCAGCATTATCTAATGAAATAGCTATATTTATTAAATCAATAATACCTGAAACTAATGCACTTACTAGCATGATAAGAAGTATATTTGGAAATATGTATTTAATAATGACAACATTAATGTTAATAATAGCAACAGTATTTTCTAAGCAACTTGAAAGCATTAATGGTGCAGAAGAAATCGGAACATTTTTAATTTATATATTCTTTGTTACTTTAGGTGTGCCTGCTTCTATAAGTGAAATTATTAAAAATGGAGCTTTTATACTTGTATTCTGTGTATTAGCTGTTGCTATTCACTTAGCTGT
- a CDS encoding protein adenylyltransferase SelO, with protein sequence RSNARPMIREFIISEAMYNLKIPTTRSLAVVKTGERVYRETVKEGAVLTRIASSHIRFGTFQYISQWGSKEQLKALADYSIKRHYPNIKDDENKYINFLKEVIKAQASLVAKWQTVGFIHGVMNTDNMTISGETIDYGPCAFMDTYNPDTVFSSIDTSGRYSYKNQPKMLGWNLCRFAESLLPLFSENQEEAVNIAQEAISTYNDIFYNNWISIMRAKLGIFNEEDCDRDIIEDLLKMMEKYKEDYTNTFVSLTINKNMDKGMFISEEFKNWYENYQQRLKRQENSIEEVQKLMKESNPYVIPRNHRVEEAIEAADKGDLSVMMKLLDILSKPYEYSKEQEEYTKVSKSLGCYKTYCGT encoded by the coding sequence CGATCTAACGCTAGACCAATGATAAGAGAATTTATAATAAGTGAGGCTATGTATAACCTTAAAATACCTACAACTCGTAGTTTAGCAGTAGTTAAAACTGGTGAAAGGGTATATAGAGAAACTGTAAAAGAAGGTGCAGTACTAACTCGTATAGCTTCTAGTCATATTAGATTTGGAACTTTCCAATATATATCACAGTGGGGTAGTAAAGAACAGCTTAAAGCATTAGCAGATTATTCAATAAAAAGACATTATCCAAATATAAAAGATGATGAGAATAAATATATTAATTTCCTTAAAGAAGTAATAAAGGCACAGGCAAGTTTGGTTGCTAAATGGCAAACTGTTGGATTTATACATGGTGTTATGAATACTGATAATATGACAATTAGTGGTGAAACTATAGATTATGGTCCTTGTGCTTTTATGGATACTTATAACCCAGATACTGTATTTAGTTCGATAGATACTTCAGGACGTTATTCATATAAAAATCAACCAAAAATGCTAGGTTGGAATTTATGTAGATTTGCAGAAAGTTTATTACCTTTATTTAGTGAGAATCAAGAAGAAGCTGTAAATATAGCACAAGAAGCTATTTCTACTTACAATGATATATTTTATAATAATTGGATATCTATAATGAGAGCAAAACTTGGAATATTTAATGAAGAAGATTGTGATAGAGATATTATTGAAGATTTACTTAAAATGATGGAAAAATATAAAGAAGATTATACTAATACATTTGTTTCTTTAACTATTAATAAAAATATGGATAAGGGCATGTTTATTAGTGAAGAATTCAAAAACTGGTATGAAAACTATCAACAAAGACTTAAAAGACAAGAAAACTCAATTGAAGAAGTTCAAAAACTTATGAAAGAATCTAACCCTTATGTAATTCCAAGAAATCATAGAGTTGAAGAAGCAATAGAAGCTGCTGATAAAGGTGACCTTAGTGTTATGATGAAGCTTCTTGATATACTTTCAAAACCATATGAATACTCAAAAGAACAAGAAGAATATACTAAAGTTTCAAAATCTTTAGGTTGCTATAAAACATATTGTGGAACATAA